The Papaver somniferum cultivar HN1 chromosome 3, ASM357369v1, whole genome shotgun sequence genome includes a region encoding these proteins:
- the LOC113358933 gene encoding polyphenol oxidase I, chloroplastic-like, whose amino-acid sequence MEESKSLMILAVVLVGLSSFSDVHKCQQLVEAIPFTTDLRTNILGAFDGAWLKMELADEEVSKPKRIVLSPNLTTCHQSLSDADQPVYCCPPESETLEPIVDFQFPDSSKPIRVRKPAHLVDADYIAKYNKAIDIMKSLPYEDPRNYIRQANMHCLYCTGSYNQQHSNSLLKIHRTWLFFPWHRMVLYFHERIIGSFIGDENFALPFWNWDSPDGMFIPDMYLNGSMDDTQRESSHLPPQVADINYDYVESGLGTGEQISANVALMYNQMVSGAKKAELFMGCPYKAGENGFCDGPGTIELAPHNPLHAWVGSNSNTEREDLGAFFTAARDPIFYAHHSNVDRLWNVWNELRSNRPSVEDPDWLESTFFFHNEKSQLVRIKVKDVLDTSKLRYTYENVEDVWLTARPKPSVPPKIARHVLKMRDNENPLFGDSNQAIVLPDIGLNGRSLDTTIRVKLHRPKTRRSKIEKEQEEEILVVYGINISKDMYVKFDVYVNAVDETAIGPESREFAGTFVNMRRGVRIVREKEDLIVQRKTIFKVGITELLEDLEADGDQTIFVTLVPRGGTCISTSIDGVRVEYMQ is encoded by the exons ATGGAAGAATCAAAGAGTTTGATGATTTTGGCTGTAGtcttagttggattatcttcttttTCAGATGTTCATAAATGTCAGCAGTTAGTTGAAGCCATTCCTTTTACGAC GGATCTAAGGACTAATATCCTTGGAGCTTTTGATGGAGCATGGCTTAAAATGGAACTCGCAGATGAAGAGGTTTCGAAACCAAAGCGTATAGTATTAAGTCCAAACCTCACAACTTGTCATCAATCACTGTCAGATGCTGATCAACCAGTATACTGCTGTCCACCAGAAAGTGAAACATTAGAACCCATTGTTGATTTCCAGTTTCCTGACTCTTCAAAACCGATTAGGGTTAGAAAGCCAGCTCACTTAGTTGATGCAGATTACATTGCAAAATACAACAAAGCTATAGACATTATGAAATCATTACCATACGAAGATCCACGTAACTATATCCGTCAAGCAAACATGCATTGTTTATACTGCACCGGCTCTTACAATCAGCAGCACTCCAATTCTCTACTCAAAATCCACAGAACGTGGTTGTTTTTCCCATGGCACAGAATGGTGCTTTACTTTCATGAACGAATTATTGGAAGTTTCATAGGTGATGAGAACTTTGCTCTACCATTCTGGAATTGGGATTCTCCTGATGGCATGTTCATTCCTGATATGTACTTGAATGGGTCGATGGATGATACACAACGGGAAAGCTCTCATCTGCCGCCTCAAGTAGCCGATATTAACTATGATTATGTTGAAAGTGGACTAGGAACCGGCGAGCAAATTTCCGCTAATGTTGCTTTGATGTATAATCAAATGGTTTCAGGTGCTAAGAAGGCCGAGCTTTTCATGGGGTGTCCTTACAAAGCTGGGGAGAATGGATTTTGTGATGGACCAGGAACTATTGAGCTGGCACCACATAATCCGTTGCATGCTTGGGTTGGCAGCAACTCAAATACTGAAAGAGAAGATTTGGGTGCATTCTTTACAGCTGCAAGAGATCCAATTTTTTATGCGCATCACTCAAACGTCGATCGTCTTTGGAACGTATGGAATGAACTTCGCAGTAACAGGCCATCAGTAGAAGACCCAGATTGGTTAGAATCTACTTTCTTCTTCCACAATGAAAAGTCGCAGCTTGTTAGAATCAAAGTCAAAGATGTTCTTGATACTTCTAAGCTCAGATATACTTATGAGAACGTTGAGGATGTATGGCTTACTGCTAGACCTAAACCTTCTGTCCCACCGAAGATCGCTCGTCATGTACTGAAAATGAGAGACAATGAGAACCCATTATTTGGTGATTCTAATCAAGCTATTGTTTTACCTGATATTGGGTTGAATGGTAGGAGTCTTGATACGACAATACGAGTGAAGTTACATAGGCCAAAAACACGTAGAAGTAAGATagagaaagaacaagaagaagagattttAGTGGTTTATGGAATTAATATCAGTAAAGAtatgtatgtcaagtttgatgtcTATGTAAATGCAGTCGATGAGACGGCAATCGGTCCTGAATCAAGAGAGTTCGCGGGAACGTTTGTGAACATGAGGAGAGGAGTAAGAATAGTGAGGGAGAAAGAAGATTTGATAGTGCAAAGGAAAACAATTTTTAAGGTGGGTATAACTGAGCTATTGGAAGATCTTGAGGCAGATGGAGACCAGACCATTTTTGTAACACTAGTACCGCGAGGAGGGACCTGCATCAGTACAAGCATTGATGGGGTTCGGGTCGAGTACATGCAATGA